The DNA region TTCGACAGCGTCGGGCCGAAGATCATCAGGACCTTGTCCTGGAAAATCAGCTTCTTGAAGACGTTGATGGCTTCTTCTTTCTTGCCCTGTTCGTCTTCGATCACCAGCGCCAGCTTGTTGCCGTCGATGCCGCCGGCGGCATTGATTTCATCGGCCGCCAACTGGAAACCGTTGCGGATGGCCACGCCGTACTGGGCGGCGCCGCCGGACAGGGCCTCGGCCATGCCCAGCTTGATGTCGGCCGCGTGGGCGGCGGGGAAGGCGCCGGCCATCGCGACGGCGGCCAGCAGCTTTTTATAAGTGAAATTCATGGGAACACCCTCTCTCACGCTCGTATTGGGTAGAAGCCAGGGTCTCGCGCCCTTGCTGGACGTATAAGACTATCGACGGCACTCGCCGCGTTTCACCGGGAAACGGTGCAAATCGCGGATTTATATCAGCCGCATCCGCCCCTTCAAGCAGCGGGGCGGGCGGACAAGCCCGCCATTATTACTCGATTTGTAGCAGCTTGAAACCCTGAGGAGAGCGTCTCCTACCCGCCCGCGATGGCCATCTGTTCGATGAGGATGGAGCCCGTCCGCTTCGTCCCGCGCACGATCTCGTCCGCGCCCACGGCGACGATCTGGCGGAACATATCGGCCAGATTGCCGGCGATGGTCACTTCCTGCACCGCGTGCTGGATGACGCCGTCCTTGACCCAGTAGCCGAACGCCCCGCGCGAATAATCGCCCGTCACGTAATTGACGCCCTGCCCGATCAACTCCGTGACCAGCAGCCCGGTGCCCATCTTGCGCAGCATGGCCGGCAGGTCGTCCCCCGGCTGGGTGTTGCGCGAGGCCAACGTCAGGTTGTGCGAGCCGCCGGCGTTGCCGGTGACGGGCATGCCCAGCTTGCGCGCGGTGTAGGTCGAGAGGAAATACCCTTGCAGCACGCCGCCGCGCACCACGTCGCGGGCGCGCGTGACCACGCCCTCGTCGTCGAAGGGCGAACTGCCCATGGCGCCGGGAATGTGCGGATCCTCGGTCACGTCCAGGTGATCGGCCAGCACCGGCTTGCCCAGGCTGTCGAGCAGGAAGGAGGCCTTGCGGTAGAGCGCGCCGCCGTTGGTCGCCTGCGTCAACGCGCCGAGCAGGCCCAGCGCCAGGGGCGCCTCGAACAGCACCGGGAACTTGCCGGTGGGAATGCGCCGCGCCGACAGCCGCGACAGCGCCCGCTCGGCAGCGTAGCGGCCGACCGCCTCGGGATTTGCCAGCTTGCTGGCGTCGCGCTCGCTGGAATACCAGAAATCGCGCTGCATATTGCTGCCGCGCCCGGCGATGGGCGCCACCGACAGGCTGTGCCGGGAATAGGGATAGCCGCCCAGGAACCCGCGCGTGTTGCCCATCACGAACTGGCCTTCGTAGGTGCCGAGCGAGGCCCCTTCGGTGTTGGTGATGCGCGGATCGACCGCGCGCGCCGCGCGTTCGGCGCGCAAGGCCAGCTCGGCGGCGCCTTCCGTGTCGATGGCCCAGGGGTAGTGCAGGCGCAGGTCCGGGTAGTCGCGCGCCAGGTTTTCCGCGTCGGGCAGGCCGGCGGCGGGGTCTTCGGCGGTCGCGCTGGCGATGTGCCAGGCGGCCTCCACGGTTTCGCGCAGCGCGGTCGGCGAGAAATCCGAGGTCGAGGCCGAACCGCGCCGCTGGCCGGCGTAGACGGTGACGTCCAGGGACCGGTCGCGCGTCTGCTCGACCGTCTCGATATCGTTCTTGCGCACCGACACCGACAGTCCCAGGCTTTCGGAAACTTCGGCGGCGGCGTCGCTGGCGCCGATTTTGCGGGCATGCGCCAGGGCGCTTTCGACCAGTTCGCTGAATCGCGCGTGGTTTTCGGCAATGGGCAGGGAGGAAGAGGAATTGACCATGAAAGCTCGCTTCAGAGAGACGGGTATGATACCCAGGTCCGCCACCGCGCAGCACGTTTTGGCCATCGCGCCTTCGCCCTCCCCTTATCTACTTATTAATTAGCCGCTCATTTTTATGTACGACCAGCCCGACTCCCCCGCCACCGACGATGACGACGGCGGCTACGACCGCCCCAGCAAGTCCCAGGTCAAGCGGGAGATGCTGGCCCTCACCGACCTGGGCAAGGAGCTGATCGCGCTTTCGCCGGAACGGCTGCGCCAGTTGCCCCTGGCGGAGCGCCTGCACGACGCCATCCGCGAAGCGCAGCGCACCACCAGCCGCGAAGGCCTGCGCCGCCAGACCCACTTCGTCGGCAAGCTCATGCGCGACGCGCCCGCCGAGGAAATCCGGCGGCAACTGGACGTCTGGCGCAACGGCTCGCGCGAGGAAACCGCCGCCATGCACCGCCTGGAGAAGCTGCGCGACCGCCTGATCGAGGACGACACGGCGCTCACCGAGCTGCTGAACCTCCATCCCGGCGCCGACGTGCAGCAACTGCGCACCCTGATACGCGAAGCGCGCAAGGAAGCCCGCGCCAATGCCGAGCTGCAACAGGGCCAGGAGCCCAAGCGCAAGCACTACCGCGCGCTCTTCCAGGCGCTGAAAAACCTGGAATGACCCGCCGGGCGCGGCATGCCCGCCGCCGGCCCCTCTCCCCCCTTTCGAATCCGGCCCCGCCATGACCTCAGACACGACGCCCGACCTGCTCGACTGCATCGAACTCCAGACCGGCCCGCAACCCACCCACGCCGTCATCTGGATGCACGGCCTGGGCGCGGACGGCAACGACTTCGTGCCCATCGTGCCCGAACTGCGCCTGCCGGCCACGCCGGCGGTGCGCTTCGTCTTTCCCAATGCCCCGGTGCAGCCGGTGACCATCAATGGCGGCATGGCGATGCCCGCCTGGTACGACATTTTCAACCGCGACCTGGTGCGGCGCGAGGACGGGCCCGGCATCCGGCGTTCCGAGGCGGCCATCCGCGCCCTCATCGCCCGGGAAAACGCGCGCGGCATCCCGACCTCGCGCATCGTGCTGGCCGGCTTTTCGCAAGGCTGCGCCATGACGCTGCACACCGGCCTGCGCCTGCCGGAAAAGCTGGCCGGCATGATGGCGCTGTCCGGCTACCTGCCCCTGTCGGACCTGGCCGCGGCCGAACGCCACGGCGCCAACCAGGACACGCCCATCTTCATGGCGCACGGCACCTACGACCCGGTGGTGGAACTGGGTCGCGCCACGGCCTCGCGCGACCTGCTGAAATCGCTCGGCTACGACGTGCGCTGGCACGACTATCCCATGCCGCATTCGGTCTGCGCGGAGGAAGTGGCGGACATCTCCGCCTTCCTGCGGGAAATCCTGGCCGGCGCCTAGGCCCCCGGCCCCTCAGCCGCCGTCGAGCCGCAGCCAGACCCGGCGCATGGTCGGGTCGTCGTCCGGCGACGGGTCGTTGGTGAAGCCCAGGCGCTGCATCAGCGTCAGCATCGGCCGGTTGGTCGCCAGCACCAGGCCGTCGATGTATTCCAGGCGCTGCTCGCGCGCTGCCTCGATGAGCGCCTGCATCAGTTGCCCGCCCAGGCCCCGCCCCTGCCAGTCGTCGCCCAGGACCAGCGCGTATTCCGCGCCGCGCCCGTCCGGATTGCGCAGGTAGTGGGCCAAGCCGATGATCACCTCGTGCGGATGCCCGCGGTGGGCGGGATTCGGCACCTCGGTGGTCGCCACCAGCGCCACCTCGCGGTCGTAGTCGACCTGGGTATAGCGCGCCAGCATGCGCGGCGTCAGCTCGCGCATCATGGACACGAAACGCATGTAGCGCGAGCGCTCCGACAGATGGCGGATGAAGTCCTGCAAGGCCTCCCCGTCCTCTGGACGGATGGGCCGGATGACCCAGGGCGTGCCGTCGGCGAACGCCCGGTGCTGCACCAGCCGCGACGGATACGGATGGATGGCCATGTGCGGATAGCCGCCCAGCCGCTGGCTGTCGTGCGCCGCCTCCGCCGTCAGCGTCACGCGCAGCGAGCGCGCGTACAGGCGCGTTTCGCCCGCGTACAGCGGATCGATGTCCAGCGAGGCGACGTCGGGCAGTTCGGTGATCAGCTCCGACACCTGCACCAGCGCCTGCTGCAAGGCCTCGAAGGCGGCGGTCCCCAGCCGGGACGCCAGCACCTTGCGCCAGATCCGGCTGCGTTCTATCAATTGGCGCGCCAGGAAACCGTTGAGCGGCGGCAGGTCCATGCCGCGATCCACCAGACTCAGCACGGCGTCGGGGCCGCCCGCGCCGAAGCGGATGACCGGCCCGAAATGCGCGTCGCGCTGGACCCGTATCGCCAGCGGCCGCGACAACGGTTCGTAGAGGCCGGCGGGCATGGTGTCGTGCACCGGCA from Bordetella genomosp. 10 includes:
- a CDS encoding alpha/beta hydrolase yields the protein MTSDTTPDLLDCIELQTGPQPTHAVIWMHGLGADGNDFVPIVPELRLPATPAVRFVFPNAPVQPVTINGGMAMPAWYDIFNRDLVRREDGPGIRRSEAAIRALIARENARGIPTSRIVLAGFSQGCAMTLHTGLRLPEKLAGMMALSGYLPLSDLAAAERHGANQDTPIFMAHGTYDPVVELGRATASRDLLKSLGYDVRWHDYPMPHSVCAEEVADISAFLREILAGA
- the yjgA gene encoding ribosome biogenesis factor YjgA, with the protein product MYDQPDSPATDDDDGGYDRPSKSQVKREMLALTDLGKELIALSPERLRQLPLAERLHDAIREAQRTTSREGLRRQTHFVGKLMRDAPAEEIRRQLDVWRNGSREETAAMHRLEKLRDRLIEDDTALTELLNLHPGADVQQLRTLIREARKEARANAELQQGQEPKRKHYRALFQALKNLE
- the pmbA gene encoding metalloprotease PmbA, with product MVNSSSSLPIAENHARFSELVESALAHARKIGASDAAAEVSESLGLSVSVRKNDIETVEQTRDRSLDVTVYAGQRRGSASTSDFSPTALRETVEAAWHIASATAEDPAAGLPDAENLARDYPDLRLHYPWAIDTEGAAELALRAERAARAVDPRITNTEGASLGTYEGQFVMGNTRGFLGGYPYSRHSLSVAPIAGRGSNMQRDFWYSSERDASKLANPEAVGRYAAERALSRLSARRIPTGKFPVLFEAPLALGLLGALTQATNGGALYRKASFLLDSLGKPVLADHLDVTEDPHIPGAMGSSPFDDEGVVTRARDVVRGGVLQGYFLSTYTARKLGMPVTGNAGGSHNLTLASRNTQPGDDLPAMLRKMGTGLLVTELIGQGVNYVTGDYSRGAFGYWVKDGVIQHAVQEVTIAGNLADMFRQIVAVGADEIVRGTKRTGSILIEQMAIAGG